Below is a genomic region from Dryobates pubescens isolate bDryPub1 chromosome 33, bDryPub1.pri, whole genome shotgun sequence.
CGAGtctcctgctgacagcaggcaaAGGTTTCTCTGAGGCTGTACCACGAGAAAGCCTGAGGATCACAGCAGCTTGAAGTCCCTTGGTGCAGTCAGCCAGCAACAGATTTTGCTCTCTTCAAACAATCCCTTTGCCATCTGCAACCCAAAGTGATGACTTTaaatgcagccaggctgggtgaggagcagcagctccctgccttgagcagcctgggctgggagaaggtgtccctgcccatggcaggggggttggaactaaatgatctttaaggtctgcatgatctttaaggtctaggtgatccttaaggtccaGGTGATCCTTAGGGTCCAGGTGATCCTTAgggtctagatgacctttaatgtccaggtgatccttaaggtctagatgatcttttacatccaggtgatctttaaggtctaaGTCATCTTTAAGGTCTAAGTCATCTTTATGGTCCAGGAGATCCTTATGGTCCAGGAGATCCTTAAgttctagatgatctttaagctccagatgatctttagggtcccttccaacccaaaccattccatgaacctATGGctcagggaaactgaggcacaaacAACCTGAGTTGAAAGCCCAGAAGGGGAGCAcagagtttggtttggttttggttggatttgggtttttttttttttccttacagcaTCTTGTGAGAGattgggaaagaagaagaagactgtgtccagttctgggcccctcaggttaagaaggacatggagagacttgaaggtgtccagagaagggcaagaaagctggggaggggtctggagcacagccctgggaggagaggctgagggagctggggttgcttagcctgcagaagaggaggctcaggggagaccttcttgctctctgcaactccctgaagggaggttgtagccaggtaggggttgggctcttctcccaggcaaggagcaccagaacaagaggacacagtctcaagctgtgccaggggaggtttaggctggaggtgaggagaaagttcctcacagagagagctgttagccattgggatgtgctgcccagggaggtggtggagtccccatgcctggaggtcttcaagaggggtctggctgtggcacttggagccatggtttagtcaggaggtggtgggtgacaggtttggacctttgaggtctcttccaaccttggtgattctgttgAAGAAGAGAGTGAGAGCAAGGAGGGAAGCTGCACAGGAGCTAAATAGTTAACAGCACatcacccctccccccaggagcTCACATTCCATCAAAACTACGTGGCAGACTTTATTTGTTAATAATATTTAACTTTCTTTGGCGCCTTCTCAGACTTaagcctccctctctctctctctctctctctctcccccccctccccttctctctctccccttgtttttttttccaggttagTTGTAGACAAGCCATGAATTTGTAAAAGTGCACTTGATGACACATTAATAGGACAATCTGTCACACTGCAGCTAAACAGCCTGACAGATCCACACACCAGGGCAAGAAATGAcagtcagggctggaatggGGCAATCActgccttggggctgctgctgcaggctgcctctggctgctgcaaCATCTCCCCTCAGAGTCCAAGAGCCAAATCCCAAGGCTATGTCCTTTGCAAGCACAGGGTCAAGTTCTCTGGTGGCCCAGTAGGACAAACTGACTGCAGCTGACCCCCAGCTGAAGTTCTCTGATGGCCCAGGAGGACAAACTGACTGCAGCTGACCCCCAGCTGAAGTTCTCTGGTGGCCCAGTAGGACAAACTGACTGCAGCTGACCCCCAGCTGAAGTTCTCTGGTGGCCCAGGAGGACAAACTGACTGCAGCTGACCCCCAGCTGAAGTTCTCTGGTGGCCCAGTAGGACAAACTGACTGCAGCTGACCCCCAGCTGAAGTTCTCTGGTGGCCCAGGAGGACAAACTGACTGCAGCTGACCCCCAGCTGAAGTTCTCTGATGGCCCAGGAGGACAAACTGACTGCAGCTGACCCCCAGCTGAAGTTCTCTGGTGGCCCAGGAGGACAAACTGACTGCAGCTGACCCCCAGCTGAAGTTCTCTGGTGGCCCAGTAGGACAAACTGACTGCAGCTGACCCCCAGCTGAAGTTCTCTGGTGGCCCAGGAGGACAAACTGACTGCAGCTGACCCCCAGCTGAAGTTCTCTGGTGGCCCAGGAGGACAAACTGACTGCAGCTGACCCCCAGCTGAAGTTCTCTGGTGGCCCAGGAGGACAAACTGACTGCAGCTGACTCCCAactctctgtgctgggatgaAACAAGTGCCAACAGAATTTTTGCCTCTCCTCCAACTTTCAGTCCAGCATTTGCAGCATCTGTGGCACCCTgcacaccttgctgctgctgttcccacaTCCCAAAGCCCCAACATCCAGCCCCTAGGTGCAGAAagcttggcacaggctgatGTTGCCCTTTGCAGCCCAGCAAACCCAAAGAGTTTCTCCTCTGAGCCCAGCATCGttgcagcaacagcaggaggaGTTCTGAGTGCCACAACCAGCTCTGAAGTAGGGAAGATACCTGgagagcaacctgggctagtggaaggtgtccttgcccacaacaggggggggtgggtggtggtgtttggacctagatgatctttaaggtccctccaaacctaaaccattctgtgctacAACCAGAAGCCACTTTTACATCTTGAAACTGCCTGCAGGAACCCAGCTGCAGGTTTGCAGACCCCATGGAGCGTGTGGGAAGCTGGAAGCTGAAGGGTCAGGCAAGAAAGTTTGATCTTTCAATCCCTGCTCATCTTGAGCTCAAGACAGACCTCAGCTAACTGTGCTGAGGACACCCAAAAGGCACAAGGACCACAGCTGGGGTTCTCCTAGGTGCCCACTGGAGGCAGCCTGCTAAAGCCTTGCTCAGAGAGGATGTTTTCAGCCGATGCAGCAGAAGCCTCATTGCCATttcactgccccccacccctgcttcaAAGCAGTTTAGGTTCTCTTGATCTTCACAGCAGGTCTAGAGAGCTTCAATGGCTTAAGAGTGAAGGTTCCCAGTGACGATCTGGTACCAACCCGAGCTGCCCATTGGCCTCCGAGGGAAGAAACTGTTCAGACCAAACCTAaacacagcagcaaggagcGGCAGGGGGAAGACAAACCAAGGGTTTATAACGCCTTCAGCcgccttctgcagagctgtgtcctcGCTGCTTCAGagcctccccatcccctctcggctctgctctccccagcccaccGCGATGCAGGCGGGGCCGTGGCGCCACCttgtggtgagaccctggaaacGCCGAGATCCTCCGCAAGCCCTCCGGGAAccgctgctgcagctgctgctgagctttccTCTGACTGGGGGCTCCTCAGACCTCCCGAGGGGTGACACAAGCAGAGCCTCTTCACTGCTGACAAAGCCTCCAGGTGAAGCTTCATTAATTATCCTCCTTCACTGCCCAGGAAAGTCTTTTTGGTAACAGATGCGAGTGCTTCAGtctttcaccatcctccctctTGGGGCATGCAGGGCACTGCAAACAGGGTTTGCTTGCTGTGAGCAGCAAGATCTGGCCTTTGCTGGTCCTCATCCTCCCTTTTGGGGCATGCAGGGCACTGCAAACAGGGTTTGCTTGCTGTAAGCAGCAAGATCTGGCCTTTGCTGGTCACTATCCTCCCTTTTGAGGCATGCAGGGCACTGCAAACAGGGTTTTTGCTTGCTGTAAGCAGCAAGATCTGGCCTTTGCTGGTCCCCATCCTCCCTTTTGGGGCATGCAGGGCACTGCAAACAGGGTTTGCCTGCTTTAAGCAGCAAGATCTGGCCTTTGCTGGGCAGTCAAAAAAGCATCATGATTTGTCAGCCCATGACTGGGTTGCAGTATCAGCCACTAAGAGCCACAGATTGTCAGCAGAAATTACTCAGGGGCATTCAAAGAGCACCTTTTGAAGCACAAAGCTCAAGGTAGGAATTTTCATGACCAATGATAAGCTTGCTCTGCTGAAGACTTGCCACTGACTGCTCCCATGCAAGGCAGCTTGGAGAAGCCATCAGATGGGCAAGAAGCATCTCCTCTTCTGTGGGGCCTTCTACTTGCCTAGgtgcatagaatggtttgggttggaagggaccttcaagatcatccagttccaacccccttgccatgggcagggccagctcccactgctgcaaacAAGGCTGCAGTGAGAGCTGTGACATGTTTGTCATGACAGAACTGAGCTCTTCCTACCTGGAGGTGATGTACTACAGGTGTAAAGGGACACCAGACTCACCttgaggaaaagcagagctgaaggtggaagctgcagccctgcagctgctttgtgagACTTCCTCCCAGCAGTTCCtttcccaccagcagccccagagaggctACATTTCACCACGGGTGTTTATTATGAGCAAACAACTTGACAAGGCAGCCATTCCCACTCCTCAAATGCATGCCTGAAGGCAACTCCCATGACCTTGGGAGGGAGAAACGCTTACAGACACATCCAGGCTTTGAAAGCTCAAGGCTGGGGTTTGAGCACAGCCACCAAAGTCATCTTCTGACTCAAGCTGCCAACTCCCTACAGCACCTGTGTGTAACAAGCTCTCAGAGAGCTCTCTGGAACGGCAGCTTCAAAGGGGAGGGCCAGATCTTTGCTCCAGCCTCACAGGCTTGAGGGCCAGCTTTCAATTTGGCTCCTGAATGCACTGCCTCGGGGCAGGATCACACTTTGGCAGGGCAAAGAATGGTTCAGCTCCACCTAAATGGCTCTGGAAACAAGAAGAGCTCTGATAGAGACTTAGAGAGTCTTTTAAAAGCCACAAAGCAGCAAAATGAACACAAAAGGGATAAATCTGTTAGCAAAGGCAAGGAGCAAGATGCAGCAAATTGGTGGAAGCCCGAAGTGAGAGGGCTcagtcagctgctgctcctagCAGATGGCACCCAAAACGCCTGCCAAGTCTGTCTCTGAACCCAGGGCATTGAAGAGGAACTCAGATTGGAAGTTGAGAGGTTTAGATACAACCAATCCTCAGGGGGAAAAGACATAaagtcatagaactgtcagggttggaagggacctcaaggctcagccagtcccagccccctgccatgggcagggacacctcacaccgcagcaggttgctcacagccacctccagcctggctgcaaacacctccagggctgaggcttccaccacctccctgggcaacctgtgccaggctctcaccaccctcctggggaagttcttcctaacatccaagctgaatctccccacttctatctttgctccatccctcccagtcctatccctccctgacaccctcaaaagtggctttcttgtagcccccttcagatcctgggaaggccacaattaggtggCAGAAGCCCTGCCAAGGACTCATGAACCACTCATGACCATCAGTGAAAAAAGCCCAGAGAGGAAGCAACTCATTCatggcagcacccagctcaggCAGGGATGAATTTgctgctcacatccaatctgaatctacccatttctagctttgcttCGTTCCCCCTCAGCCCCatccttccctggcagcctgtaGGATGCAGCATGCCCAGGGGTTAACCAaagccttccccctcccccacttcccAACGGTGGCACTGACTAAAACCAAGAGATTCCCCTTCAGATGCCTGGGAGTAACTGAGGGCCAGCTCCTTGTCACATCATCATCAAAGGCTTTATTCAACACCTTGAGGCTGCACTACTTCTGGACCTCCAGGAGGTACATTTCACAGATGCAAACACACCATGGCCAAGCCCTCCTTGCCTTTTACCTCCAGTGGTGTGGACACAAAAGACcttccagcagaggaggaggtcaCACACGGATCACCCATCAGAAGCCTTGTGCCTGGAGGTGAGGGCAAGTGGCAGCAAAAAGGCATTGGGAGGCCACAAGACATTGTACCAGCAGCTAGCCAGgaggcacagcagcctcagctacAGGTCTAGAGGCtttgagaaggggaaaaatgaaCAACATCCTTTTGACAAGGAACCTagaaaacacctgcagggaggacacaacacccaccccccacctccctcttcctctccagtgcACCCCCAGCCTGACAGAGTTGGTTGCAGCTAGATCCAAGTGGTGCCTCCCTGGtcaccagagagctgctgaagccTGAACAAGAGGGAGATGtaaaagcaaacccagaagAGGATAGAGCTGAGGTTTGGTGAAAGCCACAGAAATAACAAATGCTTTATGAAGGGTTGGCCCAAAgtgcagccccctccagcctggccccttccttccctcaggACTGCTTTAAGGGTTCCTGAGAGctggcctgctgctgtgggtaaCTATGGCAGAGGCCTGGTCACCTTTAGTGGTGCCCtaagctgcagggctcctgggtTAACAACAGCTGTGTCTGCAGTCCAAgacaagcagcagggagagagaacaaattggaaagggaagaggaaattgGTTTTGCAAACATCCTCAGACACAGGAGGCAAGATTTCTTGGGGGCTTCCCCAGTCCAGTGGGATGCAGAGGTGctcaccctgctgccacctcagtTTGTTCCCATCACCAGTGAGCAGGCTCCTCCCCAGGGGAGTGGCAATGAAAGGCAGCACTGTTCATTATGCAAGGCACAAGGCACATCTGCCTCTgagcaaacaaaaagcatttGGCTAAAAGGAAGCaagggaggtgaggaaaaaccccaagcagCTCAAAGTAACTGCAGGGCAGACTTTGGAACCACCCTTGCAGCCTTGTAATCCCACCAgccaacagcagcactgcagtcatCATCTGGAGGGGAACAGGGAGGAACCTAACAGAAAGAAGCTTCTGCAATCTCaggtggattagaagggttTTGAGGGCTTGTGGCTGTTGGTTTGAAGAGCTTCTGCAAAGCTTCAAGGCAGCAAGTGGAACTAATTTGAAGGGTCTGCCTCAGCTAAGTGATGCTTCAGCTTAAGTCAGTCggctctgaaggagctgggtctcatccaggctccttttGCCTTCACAAGGGCTAAGGGGGGAGGCCACTCCACCTACCAAAGCCCATGAAACCCAGGGAAGGCTTTCTCTGAACACACAATCAACTCACCATTGGCATGTGCAgttttattggggggggggggggggttgtctCTTTTTGTCTTCCAACAGTGGCACCTTGTGAGCAACAGTCAGCATTACAGCTTCCAACACAACAGCTCCCAACAGGGCAACCTGGGAGCCAGCAAATCCAAACCAATGCTGCATGAGGGCATCCCACTGAGTCCAAAGGGTTTGGTTCTTCCCCTTGCTGATCACTCCTGAAGGCCAACAACTGCACTTCCTGTAGCCCAAATAAAAGCTGCAGTGACCTGTGAGATGGCAAATCCAAACCAGTATTGGATGTTGGGCATCCCACTAAAGAGTGAGTCAAAAAGGTTTGGTTTTAACCCTTGCTGATCACTCCTGAAGGCCAACAACTGCACTCCCTGTAGCCCAAATAAAAGCTGCAGTGACACTGGGACAATTTAGACACCACATTTAACAGACATGGTTGTGATCTTCCTCACTCAGCTAATCCCTACTGCCTGGAGATGCAACGAGGTGCAGCCCAGTGTGGGAAAGAAACCCCCAACAGCCATCTTCTGCGGCACCAATGGTCACCAACCCTTCCCAAGCCCACATGAAGCCTCTCCTGGAATCACTTCCAACACCTGCACAGCCTCTTCCCTACTGAAAAGATGATATGCAGAAATGGGAGGCCCATGAAGTCAAAAGCTGCACTGGCTGAGGAGGTCCCAGCTtcaaagagcagagggagagagctgctctgcaaagcaaaaGGAACACCAGAGGCCTAGAAAGGTTGGTGCCTCATCAACAACGCTCTGCCTCCCCTGTGAGCCACTGTTAGAGAGCAGAAGAGGGCAAGACCTGTGAGCTGAGCTTCTGGTTGTTGAAGCTTCCTAAGCCAAACTACACcatccccccccaacccaacacacacaaacaacccAGGAGCCAACCAGTGCTTTACCCCCACCCCGAGGCGGCAAAACAGAGGCCGGGGCCGGTTGGATTGGATCCAGAGGGTCGAGAGATGGATGGCCAAGGAGTCCCACTCAATTCTGCAACTACCAGCTAATTTGGtcttggctttgcttttattCTCCTCATTCTTGAGCTATGCTTCTGAGCACATACTTGACTGTGTAGGCAAAGGCTGCAAACCCCACGATCACGAACAAGTTCGCCAGGGCTCCGCCTAAGAGTCCGTGGTTGCGGTTGGCCTGCTGCAGCCCGGGGTGGTTGGCCGGCGCCAAGGGGACGTGCCCGTTGAGCAGGGGGAGCCCGTTCTGCCCGTAGTGTGCCTCCCCATCGGGCACCACATCTGGcaaaggcagggaaggaggtctgctgctgagctcttcttgtgctttctgcttctgtttaaTCTCCTGGGAGAAACGGAACgaaacaaagcagagcaaaccACAGCGCCGGAGGTGAGGTTCGGGGATCCACAGACCCGGGGAGCCACAGACCCAGGGATCCACAGACCCAGGGATCCACAGACCCAGGGATCCACAGAcccaatcaggttggaaaagacctcagagatcagcaagtccaagctgccacccaacacctcctgtccaactaaaccgtggcaccaagtgccacatccaagcccctctggaacacctccagggatggggactccaccacctccctgggcagcacatcccaagggccaatctctctgtctgggaagaatttcttcctcacctccagcctaaacctcccctggcacagcttgagactgtggcctcttgttctggtgctgcttgcctgggagaagagaccaacccccagctggctacaacctcccttcagggagttgcagagagcaagaaggtctcccctgagcctcctcttctgcaggctaagcaaccccagctccctcagcctctcctcccagggctgtgccccagacccctccccagctctgttgcccttctctggacaccttccagcagctcaacatcttccctaacctgaggagcccagaactggacacaggactcaaggtgtggcctgagcagtgctgagcacagggcagaatgacttccctgctcctgctggccacactcttcctgctgcaggccaggatgcccttggtctttttggccccctgggcacactgctggctcatgctcagctgctgccaaccagcacccccaggtccctctctgcctggctgctctcagccactctgcccccagccaagGAAGCGAAGCACTGCCGAGTGCGAGCGGGGCAGGGGTTGGGTCACTGGGTGCTTGGGGAGGGTTTCAGGTCTCTGTTGGCTGACAGAggagctgaagagctgcaggaaaGCCAAATCACTGCAGGGATCAACTCCCTTACCTCCACCACTTCAGGGAAGAGCTCACAGAAGACTTTGTCTTTCAAGTTGTATGCTAAGCTCTGTGCAGCGAGCTGTCTCTTCTGGGGAGGAAACAGAAGGGatcagcaggggcagaggaaggCACTCAATACACCTTCATTAACAACAGTGAGTCACAGACCTTAATTAAcgaaagccctccaagatcattgattccaagcatcaacccaacaccaccagggccactaaaccctgtcccaaagcaccatggccacaggtttcttgaacacctccagggatggagactccaccacctccctgggctgcctggtcCAGTACCTGACCAggagagaaattgttcctcatctccaaccctcccctggtccagtttcaggctgtttcctctcatcctatcccttgatactagagagaagagaccaaaaccccCACCTCACAACTTCCCTTCAAGGGAGCTGTAGCTTCTGAGCTCCCAAAATACTGTTTTAACTCTTGAGGTCATGTTCCACACCccccacagcagagagaaggcagaggacAGAGCCCAGAGCTTACTGTGAATTCTGAAGTCTCTATGCTGCCCAGTGTGGGGCCCTTCTCCACCATAAAACTAAGCAGGCCTGTCAAGATTGTTGAGACTGACCAAGCTGGGTTCCATGTGTCTGGGTGGAAATCAGTGATGGAAAGACACAACCTTCAAAAGGAGAAGACAGGcagagtggtttggttttgccacTCAAGGATCACCCATTACAGACAAGCAGCCACCACGGTGCTAATTGCTTAAGTGCCAGAAGAAGATCCTTACCTTGTGTTACACTTAAACCTTCCATTAGGTGTAATCATGTAAATGCTAGGAGGTTTGAAAGGAAATTCTCTGGGGAATATTAGTTTCCCATGGTAATAGCCACCTGCATCACATAAAGAGAGGAATTATTTCCTTTGCATGTAGATGAAGCCCTAAACTGCCCTTGAAAACTCTTCCCttgtcccctcctcctcctccctccccctcaagCTCACCATCTTGTGCCCCTAAAACACAGGGACAATAAACCCAcacctgcagcccttccctgggaGGCAGCTGTCTCACATGCATCTTCCAAACAGCTCCCCAAGCCAGCTGAAAGGAAACCAAGCCAAGGGTGCTCAACACAGCACAAAAGGGTTTGTTCCCCAGCTAACACACTGGGGAAGCTGagctcagagaggctgcaggagacacTGTGAGATATGTGACCACAACAAATGGAGAAGGCTTCTGCACTCCTCACTGGCCCCACAGGAACATCTCCATGCAGCAGCAAAAAGGGCATTTTGGAGGTTACTTCTGCCACAGAGTGAGCTGTCTGCTCCAAGTCCATGGCTTCAGTCCATGTGCTGCTGCTAGATGCTCTGATCAAAACCCTACtcccagacagcagcagcaccacctcccTTCCTCAAGCTGTCAGCCAAGCCCTGGTGAGCTTTGAGGCTGCACTAAACAGTTTTCAGAGCcattcacagcagctctgtttggCCCACTCAAGCCAGGGGGTGATCACTGAGGCAGGCTAATCACCAGAGGAGTTAACTTTTTACCTTCATAAGGAGTCATTTCAGGTCCCCGGACAACGTAGTGCCTAAgacaaggaagggaaaagcagatCAAGCCAAAGAGCACAGAGAGGCaacacaaagcagcaggaaagccaTCAGGGTGATCAGTAGCACAAAAGGCTCCACCTCCCCCAAAGCCACCTGGGGAGGAGTGAGGGAGTCAGACCTGACAACCTGGAAGATCTtgttctccccagctccctgcagctcttaCCATTCGAGGATGTTGGAGGGGAGGGGCTCTGCACAGATGTAAGGCACTGGGTCTTTCTTAATTCGAAGGTAATCCTGTTTCAGCCTCTGGGTTGCTGTTGTTGGTGCTCTCTTGTTACTGTTGTTGCTCATCTGGGTTTGAAACCACACAACAATCAATcactcagtcacagaatcaataaggttggaaaagacctcagagatcagcgaggccaacctggcacccaacccctcctgacaactaaaccatggctccaagggccacatccaagccctttttggacacctctagggatggtgactccaccacctccctgggcaccacattccagaggccaatctctctgtctgggaagaactttctcctcacctccagcctaaacctcccctggagcagcttgagactgtgtcctcttgttctggtgctgggtgcctgggagaagagaccaacccccagctggctccaacctcccttcagggagttgggagagagcaagaaggtctcccctgagcctcctcttctgcaggctaagcaaccccagctccctcagcctctcctcacagggctcattgcccttctctggaataCAACCTTAGAGCTACTATGcttccttggacacagctcCAGGTGTTGGCTCCAGCTGCTTTACAGAGTTGgaagaggcctggagcaacctggtccagtggaaggcgTCTCTGCCaacggcagggaggttggaactagatgatcatcttcaaggccccttccaacccaaagcatcatTACCACAGCCTTTAAGTGGCAAAAGCCATGCCAAAAGCTTACCAGCACACTCCCAAGAGCCTGGATACTGCCCAGGTGGGAAAACACCCCTTCCACAACACTGCTGCCCAAACACCCCAGACAACTGCAGTCAAGGAAATGTGCTGCACTCCAGCACCCACTTGAACTCTGAAGaaccagccctgtgctcaggcTGAGCACACATTCTTTCAGCACTCTTATCAAGGGCTTAGCCTCCTCAAGTTATTCATTTCCCCACTCAGTTTGAGCACCCAGGAGGTAAAGCTGCCCCTCCTTTAAAGGCacctggtgctgctgcacaTCCAGGTCTctgaaacacaaacaaaccccacaatgACTTCAGCACTGAAGGATTTTtatgttcagcctgctgcctgTTTGGAGAGTCAACTGAATTTTTACAGGAGGGAGCTTCTGAGCCTGATAATTCtcttccagagggacctcatctacaATGAGACCAAGGCAGTGTGAAGAGAGGAAATTCCATGCTGCTTACAAGGCAAAGAAAGCATCAGCCCTTACACCTGGAGAGCACAAACCAATTACACCCAGAGAGCACAAACCTATTAACAACAGTTATTTAACTCACTTTCCTCCCAGGCAATTtagtaggtcacacagggaaACTCAAGCAAGAGCCAACAGGGAGGATTGTCCCAACAGCTTGTCCAAGGAGATAAGATAATGCTTGCACTATGATAGCAGCCCTGAAGCATCAATGCCCAGGGCCCTTTGTATCCCCTGACTTCAAGCAGACAGCCCAGCACAATTTagtaaagatcacagaatcagtcagggttggaagggaccacaaggctcagccagttccaaccccccctgccatgggcagggacacctcacagtagatcaggctggccagagcctcatccagcctgggcttaaacacctccagggctggggcctccaccacctccctggacaacccattccagggcttcaccactctcacagtgaagatcaACCACTTAAACGATGAGCAACACCTCAATGTGGTCAAACAGCCAAACCTTACTGAGaagaaggctgtttaacctggcTTTAGCTGAGATTACTGCAGACCACTGCTTGAAGCCAAGTGAGTTTTTCCCCTTGAAAGAAGCTCCACGTGGTTTTAAAGTCACAAGCCTTGAGGTCACAAGGTTACACTTCCCTCTAGAAGAGGTCAGCACTGACGTTCAAAACACACACATTAGCTCCTATCTTTTCACTTTAACACAACTCTTTGTCCTGGAGTCTCACAACAGCATccttttgcccagggaggtggtggagtccccatccctggaggtgcttaggaagagcctggctgaggcacttggtgccatggttgagttgatcagatggtgctgggtgagaggttggactggatgatctcaaaggtctcttccaacctggttaattctgttctgttctattctcacGACAGACTGCAAGTCAGTGCAGATATTGGGGTTTtaaagctgctcaaagcctcgcCTGGCTTAAACTacaaaacaaacagcactgCTTACAGA
It encodes:
- the UBE2J2 gene encoding ubiquitin-conjugating enzyme E2 J2, producing the protein MSNNSNKRAPTTATQRLKQDYLRIKKDPVPYICAEPLPSNILEWHYVVRGPEMTPYEGGYYHGKLIFPREFPFKPPSIYMITPNGRFKCNTRLCLSITDFHPDTWNPAWSVSTILTGLLSFMVEKGPTLGSIETSEFTKRQLAAQSLAYNLKDKVFCELFPEVVEEIKQKQKAQEELSSRPPSLPLPDVVPDGEAHYGQNGLPLLNGHVPLAPANHPGLQQANRNHGLLGGALANLFVIVGFAAFAYTVKYVLRSIAQE